The Synergistaceae bacterium genome contains a region encoding:
- the flhA gene encoding flagellar biosynthesis protein FlhA, protein MSVLKKILYYSDIGVALLMVLVVGMMVIPLPTWMVDVLLACNITLGVVVLLVTFYVKRALDLSVFPTLLLIVTLFRIALNVSTTRLILLNGYAGEIILAFGDFVVGGNYVVGAVIFLILVIIQLVVVTKGAERVAEVAARFTLDAMPGKQMSIDADLNSGLIDEQEARTRRKDIQREADFYGAMDGASKFVKGDAIAGLLITMINILGGLAIGVFQRGMPVGRAAALYSLLTVGDGLVSQIPALLFSAATGVIVTRAASESDLGQDLVGIFTRYPRPLYIGAGLLFALALIPGLPTVPFIILGTLLAVTGYVVAREGTVQAIEAGEKQRQGERGGASSAGTASAPGRPAEGQQPASASSPEDVMRLLTVEPMEAEIGYAIIPLVDPAQGGDMLERIGTIRKQMAVELGLIVPPIRIRDNIQIKPTEYVLRVKGAEAGRGELLPDHYLAMNTGAVEEELVGIPTTEPAFGLPALWISPDLRDKAESMGYTVVDAPSVLATHLSEVIRKNGAELLTRQEVQKLTNMVKENAPAVVEELLGSLSLGEIQKVLQNLIREQVPIRDLVTIFEALADYGKLSRSVDFLTERAREALSRLISLKIQGADGVITVVTLSPNWEQKIMSAMDGDLARGWQLNMDPREVQKMIAAISRSVDDMIIRNLPPVLLVHPNVRLVVRRLIEGTITNIFVVSYNEIAHGIQIKTVGMVE, encoded by the coding sequence ATGTCCGTTCTGAAAAAAATACTTTATTACTCGGACATCGGAGTAGCTCTTTTAATGGTCCTCGTTGTCGGCATGATGGTTATCCCGCTGCCGACATGGATGGTCGACGTATTGCTGGCCTGCAACATCACTCTGGGCGTCGTCGTTTTACTCGTTACCTTCTACGTCAAACGAGCGTTGGATCTTTCCGTTTTCCCCACGCTGCTGCTCATTGTGACGCTTTTTCGCATCGCCCTCAACGTTTCGACGACCCGTCTCATTCTGCTGAACGGATACGCGGGAGAAATCATTCTCGCTTTCGGGGACTTCGTGGTGGGGGGAAATTACGTTGTAGGAGCCGTCATCTTCCTCATCCTGGTCATTATTCAGCTTGTTGTGGTCACGAAGGGCGCGGAGCGGGTCGCCGAGGTAGCGGCTCGCTTCACCCTGGACGCCATGCCAGGAAAGCAGATGTCCATCGATGCGGATCTGAACTCGGGGCTGATTGATGAACAGGAAGCCCGGACGCGCCGAAAGGATATTCAGCGTGAAGCCGATTTTTACGGAGCGATGGATGGAGCCTCGAAGTTTGTCAAGGGAGATGCCATAGCCGGGTTGTTGATAACGATGATCAACATTCTTGGCGGCCTCGCCATAGGAGTTTTTCAGCGGGGAATGCCGGTGGGCAGGGCCGCGGCGCTCTACAGCCTTCTGACCGTCGGGGACGGTCTTGTGTCCCAGATTCCGGCTCTGCTGTTTTCCGCCGCGACGGGCGTCATTGTCACCCGGGCCGCTTCGGAGTCCGATCTGGGGCAGGACCTCGTGGGGATTTTCACCCGGTATCCGCGGCCGCTTTACATTGGCGCGGGACTTTTGTTCGCTCTTGCCCTCATTCCGGGGCTCCCCACCGTTCCTTTCATTATACTGGGAACTCTTTTGGCTGTGACGGGGTATGTTGTCGCCCGTGAAGGAACGGTCCAGGCCATAGAGGCGGGAGAAAAACAGCGACAGGGAGAGCGGGGCGGCGCTTCATCCGCCGGAACCGCGTCCGCTCCGGGGCGTCCCGCGGAGGGGCAGCAGCCCGCATCCGCCTCGTCCCCCGAAGATGTCATGCGTCTTTTGACCGTTGAACCGATGGAAGCGGAGATCGGGTACGCGATCATTCCTCTGGTGGATCCTGCCCAGGGGGGAGATATGCTGGAGCGCATCGGGACGATTCGCAAACAAATGGCCGTGGAGTTGGGGCTGATCGTGCCCCCCATCCGCATAAGGGACAATATCCAGATCAAACCGACGGAGTATGTGCTCCGGGTCAAGGGCGCCGAGGCCGGAAGGGGCGAGCTTCTTCCCGATCATTATCTGGCCATGAACACAGGCGCGGTGGAGGAGGAACTCGTGGGCATACCGACCACGGAACCCGCTTTTGGGCTGCCCGCTCTCTGGATCTCCCCGGATCTTCGGGACAAGGCGGAATCGATGGGCTATACCGTGGTCGATGCCCCCTCGGTTTTGGCGACCCATCTGTCGGAAGTCATTCGAAAAAATGGCGCGGAACTTCTGACGCGGCAGGAGGTGCAGAAACTCACCAATATGGTGAAGGAAAACGCGCCGGCCGTGGTGGAGGAATTGCTGGGGTCGCTTTCGCTGGGAGAAATCCAGAAAGTTCTGCAGAATCTTATACGCGAGCAGGTTCCTATAAGAGACCTTGTAACGATTTTCGAGGCTTTGGCGGACTATGGAAAACTTTCCCGCAGCGTAGATTTTCTTACGGAGCGCGCCAGAGAGGCTTTGTCCCGGCTTATTTCTCTTAAAATTCAGGGAGCGGACGGCGTCATTACGGTGGTGACGCTGTCGCCAAACTGGGAACAGAAAATCATGTCGGCGATGGACGGGGATCTCGCAAGGGGATGGCAGTTGAACATGGATCCGCGTGAAGTACAGAAAATGATCGCCGCCATATCCCGCTCCGTCGATGATATGATTATCCGTAATCTGCCTCCCGTCCTGCTGGTTCATCCCAACGTTCGGCTTGTGGTAAGGCGGCTTATCGAAGGAACCATTACCAATATTTTTGTGGTATCTTACAATGAGATTGCTCATGGAATCCAAATTAAAACGGTGGGAATGGTGGAGTGA
- the flhF gene encoding flagellar biosynthesis protein FlhF, with protein MRVVNQISFEAKDDADALRLASERLGKDAVILSTRAVRMGGFMGFFQRSVLMVSAGILQDDQKEEKAKSREKDKEDNAARERLVAFQKLLEFKQATEAKNGLGGNGMVVETPQFQSVAQRAPAEGARVIYSPQGIRKDVQEVDSVYLSREGLDNVGRQEKMPEESDSHKLREEVEDLSKRLNSVLSRLDQVKNADIAGHKIFEAGLPGIVPAVPKSVEAIESDDIYRRLLDTEVDPGYARRLVEEYRAKDNREPFEKWLVSKVRCASSMPGDVMGGRKVMLLGPTGVGKTTTIAKLAAIQALWEHRNVLLLTSDTYRIAAVDQLRTYAKILGVPIEVIFEAENFAEILEAHSNAELILLDTAGRGQRDRKNLEAFETLYDVFRPDAVHLVLSANMKYRDMLDVVDRMAVVPISHVIFTKLDETVSYGALFNILQALERPVSFFTTGQNVPNDIEVASGARFVSLLLGEEGRKDA; from the coding sequence ATGAGGGTTGTCAATCAGATCAGCTTTGAAGCCAAAGATGACGCGGACGCCCTGAGGCTGGCCAGCGAAAGGTTGGGAAAGGACGCCGTTATTCTGTCCACGCGGGCGGTTCGCATGGGTGGTTTTATGGGTTTTTTCCAGAGAAGCGTCCTGATGGTTTCTGCCGGAATTTTACAGGACGACCAAAAAGAAGAAAAAGCGAAAAGCAGAGAAAAGGATAAAGAGGACAACGCCGCCCGGGAACGGTTGGTGGCCTTTCAAAAACTGTTGGAGTTCAAGCAGGCCACGGAGGCCAAAAATGGCCTGGGCGGTAACGGAATGGTTGTTGAAACGCCCCAGTTTCAGTCCGTTGCGCAAAGAGCGCCTGCGGAGGGAGCGAGAGTCATTTATTCTCCCCAGGGGATCCGGAAGGACGTGCAGGAGGTCGACAGCGTGTATCTTTCCCGGGAGGGCCTCGACAACGTTGGCCGTCAGGAGAAGATGCCGGAGGAATCGGACAGCCACAAGCTTCGGGAGGAAGTGGAAGATCTCTCAAAGCGGCTCAATTCTGTTTTGTCCCGTCTCGATCAGGTGAAAAACGCGGATATCGCCGGACATAAAATTTTTGAGGCGGGCCTTCCCGGTATTGTTCCGGCCGTTCCGAAAAGCGTCGAGGCCATAGAGTCGGACGATATTTACCGGAGGCTTCTTGATACGGAAGTGGATCCTGGCTACGCGCGGCGCCTGGTGGAGGAGTACAGAGCGAAAGATAACAGGGAACCTTTTGAAAAGTGGCTGGTTTCGAAGGTTCGCTGCGCTTCCAGTATGCCGGGGGACGTCATGGGAGGACGCAAGGTCATGCTGCTGGGTCCCACGGGAGTGGGAAAGACCACGACCATAGCGAAGCTGGCCGCGATACAGGCGTTATGGGAGCATCGAAACGTGCTGTTGCTGACCAGCGACACCTACAGAATAGCCGCCGTGGATCAGCTTCGGACCTACGCCAAAATATTGGGCGTGCCCATAGAGGTGATTTTCGAAGCGGAAAATTTTGCGGAAATCCTCGAAGCTCATTCAAACGCGGAGCTCATTCTGCTGGATACGGCGGGGCGGGGTCAGAGGGACCGCAAAAACCTTGAGGCTTTTGAAACTCTCTACGACGTGTTCAGGCCCGATGCGGTTCATCTGGTTTTGTCCGCCAACATGAAGTACAGAGACATGCTGGACGTCGTCGACCGGATGGCGGTGGTTCCCATTTCTCACGTTATCTTCACCAAGCTGGACGAAACGGTGAGCTATGGGGCGCTGTTCAACATTTTACAGGCTCTTGAACGTCCCGTATCCTTTTTTACCACGGGGCAGAACGTTCCCAATGACATCGAAGTGGCTTCAGGGGCGCGTTTTGTGAGTCTGTTGCTGGGAGAAGAAGGCAGGAAAGACGCATGA
- a CDS encoding MinD/ParA family protein, whose translation MSRSDMVFPDQARELRRIVELHRQENRPAGNPGNLKTLSVLSGKGGVGKSNLSLNLACALGEQEQRVVLMDADLGLANLDMLCGITAKYNISHLIDGSRSIDDVLIEFAHNVWILPGGSGIRELADLNEEQLMDLIDTLAVLEDRADILIVDTGAGLHRSVLTFAWAADTAILVTTPEPTAIRDAYGVLKALRTSPEVAGKTDIAFVVNMAGSEEEGIEVATRIRMAANRFLGLSIHYIGCILKDDLVGRAVRIRKPFYQLYPASRASESIRKLGYALMGTPEKGVANFNPPRGLKAFFFRLTRGYFMER comes from the coding sequence ATGAGCCGGTCAGATATGGTTTTTCCCGACCAGGCAAGGGAGCTGCGACGCATAGTCGAACTTCACCGGCAGGAAAATCGTCCCGCCGGAAATCCCGGGAACCTGAAAACTCTGTCCGTTCTCAGCGGAAAGGGCGGCGTGGGCAAGAGCAATCTTTCGCTGAACCTGGCCTGTGCTCTGGGGGAGCAGGAGCAGAGGGTCGTTCTTATGGACGCGGATCTCGGCCTGGCCAATCTGGATATGCTCTGCGGCATTACCGCAAAATACAATATTTCGCACCTGATCGATGGAAGCCGATCGATAGACGATGTTCTCATCGAATTCGCGCACAATGTGTGGATTCTGCCTGGCGGGTCGGGAATACGGGAACTGGCGGATTTGAACGAAGAACAACTGATGGATCTGATTGATACCCTTGCGGTTTTGGAGGATCGTGCCGATATTTTAATTGTCGATACGGGGGCGGGGCTTCACAGAAGCGTCCTCACTTTCGCCTGGGCGGCGGATACGGCAATTTTGGTGACGACGCCTGAACCTACGGCCATACGCGATGCTTATGGTGTTCTGAAGGCCCTCAGAACGTCGCCGGAAGTTGCCGGAAAAACGGACATCGCTTTTGTTGTCAACATGGCCGGCAGCGAAGAAGAGGGTATTGAAGTCGCCACTCGCATCCGCATGGCGGCCAATCGTTTCCTGGGGTTGTCGATACACTATATAGGCTGTATTTTGAAAGACGATCTGGTTGGAAGAGCTGTGCGCATAAGGAAGCCATTTTATCAGCTTTACCCCGCTTCCCGGGCCTCGGAGTCCATAAGGAAACTTGGATACGCCCTGATGGGGACACCTGAAAAAGGGGTTGCTAATTTTAATCCACCGCGGGGTTTGAAAGCATTTTTCTTCAGGCTGACCCGAGGATATTTCATGGAGAGGTGA
- a CDS encoding flagellar brake domain-containing protein produces MNTEFEQSQKLLEELVGSKIELIITSGLYKGTYPSRIEELENGLLGVAHPMVKGALLPALRSTELLMKVESSTCFYQAMVLVLRSTINVTFPVLWLKMLTVLEKVQRRMFVRVPSAMKVDLCFVGCDTELPEGTTLPPGEWISARVSDISLGGAGIVLKETQAGFCLEGGRYILQLSVGNVTFFIIAKMVKILQKNPGSLEAGVAYEGLAAFTEKILGSYIRQQELMTRG; encoded by the coding sequence ATGAATACGGAATTTGAACAGTCTCAGAAACTGCTTGAAGAGCTGGTGGGCTCCAAAATAGAACTGATAATAACCTCAGGGCTTTATAAGGGGACGTATCCTTCTCGTATCGAAGAACTGGAAAACGGTCTGCTGGGAGTGGCTCACCCCATGGTGAAGGGCGCGCTTCTGCCCGCGCTTCGAAGCACGGAACTTCTGATGAAAGTGGAATCCAGCACCTGTTTTTATCAGGCGATGGTTCTGGTGTTACGGAGTACGATCAACGTCACGTTCCCTGTTTTGTGGCTGAAGATGCTGACGGTTCTGGAGAAAGTTCAGCGCAGAATGTTTGTCAGAGTCCCGTCTGCCATGAAGGTTGATCTCTGCTTTGTGGGATGTGACACGGAACTGCCGGAGGGAACGACGCTTCCTCCCGGAGAATGGATTTCCGCCAGGGTTTCTGACATCAGCCTGGGAGGCGCCGGGATTGTACTGAAAGAAACTCAGGCCGGCTTTTGCCTGGAAGGCGGTCGATATATTTTACAGCTCAGCGTCGGTAATGTAACCTTTTTTATTATCGCAAAAATGGTTAAAATATTACAAAAGAACCCGGGGTCTCTGGAAGCGGGAGTTGCCTATGAAGGACTTGCGGCTTTTACAGAAAAAATCCTGGGCAGTTATATCAGGCAGCAGGAACTTATGACGCGAGGTTGA
- a CDS encoding chemotaxis response regulator protein-glutamate methylesterase, whose amino-acid sequence MNGSKIRVLVVDDSALMRRMLGDILAADPRIEVVGMARDGRDGLAKVKSLSPDVVTLDVEMPNMDGLSMLEELMKEHPMPVIMVSSLTKEGAQTTLRALALGCVDFVAKPSASISLDIKEVGAELIAKVIMASTALVRPSVRKEPPSQPEQAPQKVIPSPARGGRRDIVAIAASTGGPVALQQLLARLPGNFPLPLVITQHMPKDFTASFAKRLDSLSELSVKEGREGMELAPGCAVIAPGGSHLIIKRKGGVPCCSLSDAPPLLSVKPSANIMFLSVADEFGGKAVGIILTGMGRDGADGAVALRSKGAYIIAESQETCVVYGMPKAAVEAGVVDELLPLSEIPGALLKSIKA is encoded by the coding sequence ATGAATGGATCGAAGATCAGGGTACTCGTTGTGGACGACTCTGCTTTGATGCGCAGAATGCTGGGGGATATTCTGGCGGCGGATCCGCGTATAGAGGTTGTCGGTATGGCCCGGGACGGGCGTGACGGTCTTGCCAAGGTGAAGTCTCTGTCTCCCGATGTGGTGACGCTGGATGTGGAGATGCCCAATATGGACGGCCTTTCCATGCTGGAAGAGCTCATGAAGGAGCATCCCATGCCTGTCATCATGGTCAGCAGCCTCACGAAAGAGGGCGCTCAAACCACCCTGCGGGCCCTTGCTCTTGGTTGTGTGGATTTTGTCGCCAAACCTTCTGCGTCGATTTCTCTGGACATTAAGGAGGTGGGGGCGGAACTCATCGCCAAGGTCATCATGGCCAGCACGGCGCTGGTACGGCCTTCCGTGAGAAAAGAGCCCCCTTCGCAGCCGGAGCAGGCCCCACAGAAGGTAATACCTTCCCCTGCCAGAGGAGGGCGGCGGGACATCGTGGCCATAGCGGCCTCGACGGGGGGACCTGTAGCGCTGCAGCAGCTCCTGGCCAGGCTTCCGGGAAATTTCCCTCTTCCTCTGGTGATTACTCAGCACATGCCTAAAGATTTTACGGCGTCTTTTGCCAAACGCCTCGATTCCCTTTCCGAACTGTCGGTGAAGGAGGGACGGGAGGGAATGGAACTGGCGCCGGGATGCGCCGTTATTGCCCCGGGAGGCAGCCATCTGATCATAAAGCGCAAGGGGGGCGTTCCCTGTTGTTCTCTCTCGGATGCCCCTCCGCTGTTGTCTGTAAAACCTTCTGCGAATATAATGTTTTTGAGTGTGGCGGACGAATTTGGCGGTAAAGCCGTGGGCATCATCCTGACGGGCATGGGGAGAGACGGTGCGGACGGTGCGGTGGCTCTCCGCTCAAAAGGAGCTTATATTATTGCGGAATCTCAGGAGACCTGCGTCGTTTATGGTATGCCGAAGGCCGCTGTGGAAGCAGGGGTAGTGGATGAGCTTCTGCCGCTTTCGGAAATTCCGGGCGCGCTTCTGAAGAGTATAAAAGCATAG
- a CDS encoding chemotaxis protein CheA yields MTEMDMSQYLGAFLDEAGDNLQRLDDLLLELEKDSTNIEVINEIFRSAHTLKGMSATMGFEKMAGLTHALEDRLDAARKGTHHLNDADMNLMFSSLDTMQAMVDSIREGGNDAHIDVSELVSSLRNIIETPPAGGKAAAPAPKEEKKSGEEKKLDSDASLSKQEVEWVEEAETIGMRVFRIHIILSETCLLKAARAYMVVNRLEEMGDVIKTEPSVESLENEDFELDFTIVLATSEKEPDEIRKAVERISDIEKVEMEELKEDQKTAAQGESTEGSAPKQETAAAPSPEGASAKKPAQEDPAHHPAGIPRVESKKGSQTVRVDIGRLDKLMNLVGELVIGRARIERLVQEARLREFDEPLSQLGRISGDIQELVTKLRMVPVSFTFDRFPRLIRDLSKSLGKEVELVLEGQDTELDRTVIDEIGDPMVHLIRNSLDHGIETKEKRRELGKPEKGTLKISAYQEGSGVIIEVTDDGQGMDPAKIRKKAIERGFLTEESAASMSAEEIIQVVLLPGFSMSETITDISGRGVGMDAVKTKVESLGGQLDLVSRAGVGTSVYLRLPLTLAIVLSLLIKVGNETYAISLENVEETILVKRENIKTVHGAPATLLRGEVLSLSDLGDVLGTEAESSHRDEYPVVVVKIGKNKIGFIVDALIGQQEIVIKSLGRFLSKIKGIAGATILGDGNVALILDVASLYSTKV; encoded by the coding sequence ATGACTGAAATGGATATGAGTCAATATCTGGGAGCTTTTTTGGATGAAGCGGGCGATAATTTGCAGCGCCTGGACGATCTCTTGCTGGAACTGGAAAAGGATTCCACAAATATAGAGGTCATCAATGAAATTTTTCGCTCCGCCCACACGCTGAAGGGCATGTCGGCCACCATGGGTTTCGAGAAAATGGCGGGGCTGACACACGCGTTGGAAGATCGTCTGGATGCCGCTCGAAAGGGAACCCATCACCTCAACGATGCCGACATGAATCTCATGTTTTCTTCCCTTGATACCATGCAGGCCATGGTCGACTCCATCCGGGAGGGCGGGAATGACGCCCATATCGACGTGTCGGAACTGGTGTCGTCTCTGCGCAATATTATAGAGACCCCGCCGGCGGGAGGCAAGGCTGCTGCTCCGGCTCCAAAGGAAGAGAAAAAAAGCGGAGAAGAAAAGAAACTCGATTCAGACGCTTCTTTGTCGAAACAGGAAGTGGAGTGGGTTGAAGAAGCGGAAACAATTGGAATGAGGGTTTTCAGGATCCATATTATTCTCAGCGAGACCTGTCTGCTGAAGGCGGCCCGCGCCTATATGGTCGTCAACCGCCTGGAGGAAATGGGAGACGTTATCAAAACAGAACCTTCCGTGGAATCTCTGGAGAACGAGGATTTCGAGCTGGATTTCACTATCGTTCTGGCCACTTCCGAGAAAGAGCCGGATGAAATCCGGAAAGCGGTGGAGAGGATCAGCGACATCGAGAAAGTGGAGATGGAAGAGCTGAAAGAAGACCAGAAGACCGCTGCCCAGGGCGAAAGCACCGAAGGAAGCGCTCCGAAGCAGGAAACCGCCGCCGCGCCTTCTCCGGAGGGAGCTTCCGCGAAGAAACCCGCTCAGGAGGATCCTGCCCATCATCCGGCCGGCATCCCCAGAGTCGAGTCGAAAAAGGGCAGTCAGACCGTGCGCGTCGACATCGGTCGTCTGGACAAACTGATGAATCTGGTGGGAGAGCTGGTCATCGGTCGGGCCCGGATCGAAAGGCTTGTGCAGGAAGCCCGTCTTCGTGAATTTGATGAACCCCTCTCTCAATTGGGCCGGATTTCGGGGGATATTCAGGAACTGGTGACGAAACTGCGCATGGTTCCGGTGTCCTTTACCTTCGATCGATTCCCGAGACTCATTCGGGACCTTTCAAAATCTCTGGGAAAAGAGGTCGAACTGGTTCTCGAAGGGCAGGATACGGAACTGGACCGTACCGTCATAGACGAAATCGGCGATCCGATGGTCCATCTCATCCGAAACTCTCTGGACCATGGAATCGAAACGAAGGAAAAGCGTCGGGAGCTGGGAAAACCGGAAAAGGGAACCCTGAAGATTTCCGCCTACCAGGAGGGCAGCGGAGTCATCATTGAAGTGACGGACGACGGTCAGGGCATGGATCCCGCAAAAATCAGGAAAAAGGCCATAGAACGGGGCTTCCTGACGGAAGAGAGCGCGGCTTCCATGTCAGCTGAAGAAATTATTCAGGTCGTTCTTCTGCCAGGATTCAGCATGTCGGAGACCATCACGGACATATCGGGCAGAGGCGTCGGAATGGATGCCGTGAAAACCAAGGTGGAATCGCTGGGCGGTCAGCTGGATCTGGTTTCCCGTGCAGGAGTGGGAACCAGTGTTTATCTGCGTCTGCCGTTGACGCTGGCGATCGTTCTGTCCCTGCTGATCAAGGTGGGCAACGAAACCTATGCGATTTCTCTGGAAAATGTGGAAGAGACCATTCTGGTCAAACGGGAGAATATCAAGACCGTACACGGTGCGCCGGCGACGCTGCTGCGGGGAGAGGTGCTTTCTCTGAGCGATCTTGGAGATGTCCTCGGAACCGAAGCGGAGAGTTCTCATCGGGACGAATATCCGGTCGTGGTGGTCAAGATCGGTAAGAACAAGATCGGATTTATCGTGGACGCTCTTATCGGGCAGCAGGAAATCGTTATTAAATCTCTGGGCAGATTCCTGTCAAAAATCAAGGGAATTGCGGGTGCGACAATTCTTGGAGATGGTAATGTAGCGCTTATACTGGATGTAGCTTCACTTTATAGTACCAAGGTTTGA
- a CDS encoding chemotaxis protein CheC — MLDLSSFNNLQLDAIREVGNIGTGNAATALSKLLSCMIDMDVPKADLVSIYSLAEYYDYGDPNATVAAVFVRSLGEFGCSLIFIQNEEDSSMMVDLLLKQQFGDAVPADLPQEMRDSALSEVGNIILSSFLNAINMLIGTKHQISVPGVAHDMLASILEVVASIFGQMGEMALLVNTELRIGDGSRHISGNIIMLPDPDALELLLRKLQVL, encoded by the coding sequence ATGCTGGATTTGAGTTCGTTCAACAATCTGCAACTGGATGCCATTCGAGAGGTCGGCAACATAGGAACGGGCAACGCCGCCACTGCATTGTCGAAACTTTTGTCCTGCATGATTGATATGGATGTTCCCAAGGCGGATCTGGTGTCCATTTATTCGCTGGCGGAATACTATGATTACGGAGACCCCAACGCGACGGTTGCGGCGGTTTTTGTCCGCTCTTTGGGGGAATTCGGCTGCAGTTTGATTTTTATACAAAATGAAGAAGACTCATCAATGATGGTGGATCTTCTTCTCAAACAGCAGTTTGGAGATGCGGTGCCCGCAGATCTTCCTCAGGAAATGCGGGACAGCGCTCTTTCCGAGGTCGGCAATATTATTCTGAGTTCGTTTTTGAACGCGATCAATATGCTGATTGGGACGAAACACCAAATATCTGTGCCGGGCGTCGCTCATGACATGCTGGCGTCCATTCTGGAAGTGGTGGCGTCCATTTTTGGGCAGATGGGTGAGATGGCTCTGCTCGTCAATACAGAACTCCGGATAGGCGATGGCAGTCGCCATATTTCGGGGAATATCATCATGTTGCCGGATCCTGACGCGCTGGAGCTTCTCCTGAGAAAGCTGCAGGTTCTGTAG
- a CDS encoding chemotaxis protein CheD — MENTYHVGMADLVVAVAPAKLVTLGLGSCIGLVIFDSIAKVAGMVHIMLPDSRGARTTEKIGKFADTAVPALIDEMIKKGASKARMKAKIAGGAQMFALPGAPTDFLAVGSRNVKETTAFLAKAGIPLIASDTGGNKGRTVEFSTDTWMLTIKTLGKGKAEI, encoded by the coding sequence ATGGAAAACACCTATCATGTAGGGATGGCGGATCTTGTCGTGGCTGTGGCGCCGGCAAAACTTGTGACTCTGGGGCTGGGATCCTGTATCGGTCTGGTGATCTTCGATTCTATCGCCAAAGTTGCGGGAATGGTGCATATTATGCTTCCGGACAGCCGCGGGGCCCGCACGACAGAAAAAATCGGGAAATTTGCGGACACCGCAGTTCCTGCGCTTATCGATGAAATGATAAAAAAAGGAGCTTCGAAGGCGCGCATGAAGGCCAAAATAGCGGGGGGAGCGCAAATGTTTGCCCTGCCTGGCGCGCCTACCGATTTTTTAGCGGTTGGAAGCCGCAACGTGAAGGAAACCACGGCGTTTCTGGCCAAAGCGGGTATCCCGCTGATCGCCTCGGATACAGGCGGCAACAAGGGGCGGACAGTTGAATTTTCAACGGATACGTGGATGTTGACAATTAAAACTTTGGGTAAGGGCAAGGCGGAAATATAG
- a CDS encoding FliA/WhiG family RNA polymerase sigma factor, giving the protein MGSEIPDAELWREYGRQPAAEHKERIVKRYLPLIRYVVGRMAVSAPAGLDYEDLLSFGVFGLLDAIDRFDPSRGYSFQTFAVPRIRGAVLDELRKYDWISRTGREKLQKLNRAIEKVLQDKGKVTDAWLREAMGVDEKTYRETLELSSRSYIVSLDEVISLEEGEVNLDGVLADESEDIASSLENQDDISRITLALKQLPEREMQVLSLYYYEGLTLKEIGRILGVTESRISQIHGRAIAELRALLV; this is encoded by the coding sequence TTGGGTTCAGAAATTCCTGATGCTGAACTTTGGCGTGAATACGGCAGACAACCTGCGGCGGAACACAAGGAACGAATCGTTAAGCGATACCTCCCGCTTATCCGGTATGTGGTCGGTCGTATGGCTGTTTCCGCCCCGGCAGGGCTGGATTATGAAGACCTTCTGAGTTTTGGAGTTTTTGGGCTCCTTGACGCGATTGACAGATTTGATCCTTCCAGAGGTTATTCCTTTCAGACTTTTGCCGTTCCCCGAATTCGGGGGGCCGTGTTGGATGAATTGCGTAAGTATGACTGGATTTCCAGGACAGGTCGTGAAAAACTTCAAAAATTGAACAGAGCTATAGAAAAAGTGCTGCAGGATAAAGGAAAAGTGACGGATGCCTGGCTCAGAGAGGCTATGGGTGTCGATGAAAAAACATATCGGGAAACGCTTGAGCTTTCCAGTCGGAGTTATATCGTTTCTCTTGATGAAGTAATTTCTCTCGAAGAGGGAGAGGTCAACCTCGACGGCGTTCTGGCCGACGAGTCGGAAGACATCGCTTCTTCTCTGGAGAATCAGGACGACATCAGCCGTATTACGCTGGCTTTGAAGCAACTCCCCGAAAGGGAGATGCAGGTGCTCTCGCTTTATTACTACGAGGGACTGACCCTGAAGGAGATCGGCCGTATTTTAGGAGTGACGGAATCGCGAATCTCCCAGATTCATGGCCGGGCGATAGCAGAATTGAGAGCGTTGCTCGTTTAG